The Caretta caretta isolate rCarCar2 chromosome 10, rCarCar1.hap1, whole genome shotgun sequence genome has a window encoding:
- the DET1 gene encoding DET1 homolog, with product MDHDTPTIRPRRIQNQNVIHRLERRRISSGKAGTHWHQVRVFHQNVFPNFTVVNVEKPPCFLRKFSPDGRYFIAFSSDQTSLEIYEYQGCQAAEDLLQGYEGEILANGNDQRSVNIRGRLFERFFVLLHITNVASNGEHLNRECSLFTDDCRYVIVGSAAYLPEEPHPPFFEVYRNSESVTPNPRSPLEDYSLHIIDLHTGRLCDTRTFKCDKVILSHNQGLYLYKNILAILSVQQQTIHVFQVTPEGTFIDVRTIGRFCYEDDLLTLSAVYPEVQRDTQTGMANPYKEPFINSLKHRLLVYLWRRAEQDGSAMAKRRFFQYFDQLRQLRMWKMQLLDESHLFIKYTSEDVVTLRVTDPSQPSFFVVYNMVTTEVIAVFENTSDELLELFENFCDLFRNATLHSEAVQFPCSASSNNFARQIQRRFKDTIVNAKYGGHTEAVRRLLGQLPISAQSYSGSPYLDLSLFSYDDKWVSVMERPKTCGDHPIRFYARDSGLLKFEIQAGLLGRPINHTVRRLVAFTFHPFEPFAISVQRTNAEYVVNFHMRHSCT from the exons ATGGATCATGACACTCCAACCATCAGGCCCCGCAGAATCCAGAACCAGAACGTCATCCACCGTCTGGAGCGCCGAAGGATCAGCTCTGGTAAGGCCGGCACCCACTGGCACCAGGTCCGGGTCTTCCACCAGAATGTCTTCCCCAACTTTACTGTGGTCAATGTTGAGAAGCCGCCCTGCTTCCTGCGCAAGTTCTCCCCCGATGGGCGCTACTTCATTGCTTTCTCCTCGGACCAGACCTCCCTGGAGATCTACGAGTATCAGGGCTGCCAGGCAGCAGAGGATCTCCTACAGGGTTATGAGGGCGAGATCTTGGCCAATGGCAATGACCAAAGATCTGTTAACATCCGTGGGCGGCTCTTTGAACGTTTCTTCGTCTTGCTTCATATCACTAATGTGGCCTCCAATGGCGAGCACTTGAACCGCGAGTGCAGTTTGTTCACAGATGACTGTCGCTATGTAATCGTTGGCTCTGCTGCCTACCTGCCTGAGGAACCTCATCCCCCATTTTTTGAGGTTTATCGCAACAGTGAGTCGGTGACCCCTAATCCCAGGTCTCCTTTGGAGGACTATTCTCTGCATATCATAGATCTTCACACAGGTAGACTGTGTGACACAAGGACATTCAAATGTGACAAAGTCATCTTGTCTCACAACCAGGGCCTATACCTGTATAAGAATATCTTGGCTattctctctgtgcagcagcagacTATTCATGTCTTTCAGGTGACGCCTGAGGGCACATTCATTGATGTACGGACTATAGGTCGCTTCTGCTATGAGGATGATCTCCTGACCCTGTCCGCTGTCTATCCAGAAGTGCAGCGAGACACTCAGACAGGGATGGCAAACCCGTACAAAGAACCCTTCATAAATTCTCTGAAACACAGACTGTTGGTGTACCTGTGGAGGAGGGCAGAGCAGGATGGGAGTGCAATGGCAAAAAGGAGGTTCTTCCAGTACTTTGATCAGCTGAGGCAGCTGCGCATGTGGAAAATGCAGCTGTTGGATGAGAGCCATCTGTTTATTAAATACACCAGTGAAGATGTGGTCACATTGCGGGTGACAGACCCTTCACAG CCTTCATTCTTTGTTGTGTACAACATGGTGACCACAGAAGTTATTGCTGTGTTCGAGAACACTTCGGATGAGCTACTGGAACTCTTTGAGAACTTCTGTGATCTCTTCAGGAATGCCACCCTGCACAGCGAGGCTGTCCAATTTCCCTGCTCAGCTTCCAGTAACAACTTTGCCAGACAGATCCAGCGCCG GTTTAAGGACACTATTGTGAATGCAAAGTATGGAGGGCACACAGAGGCTGTGCGGAGGCTGCTGGGTCAGCTCCCAATCAGCGCTCAGTCCTACAGTGGCAGTCCTTACCTTGACCTCTCCCTCTTCAGTTATGATGACAAGTGGGTGTCAGTCATGGAACGGCCAAAGACATGTGGAGATCACCCCATCAG ATTTTATGCCAGGGATTCTGGCCTCCTGAAGTTTGAAATCCAAGCAGGACTCTTGGGCCGACCCATCAATCACACAGTACGACGCTTGGTTGCATTCACCTTTCACCCCTTTGAGCCCTTTGCTATCTCGGTGCAGCGGACTAATGCAGAGTATGTTGTTAATTTCCACATGAGGCACAGCTGCACATAG